The genomic interval CGAAAACACCTCAATCAATTCATTACCCAAGCGCCTCACGTGATCTTAGGTCCCAAAGAGGATGCAGGGATTGTTGCTGTAGCTACTGACAAACAAGAGCGACGTTACGGTATTGTTGTAAGCCATGAGTCACATAATCATCCCTCTCAACTTGTACCCTTTGAGGGGGCAGCTACTGGAGTAGGAGGTAATGTACGTGATGTCTGTTGCATGGGAGCAGAAGTGATTGCTGTTGCAGACAGCTTACGCTTTGGAGATATTAATCGCGCGAAAACAAAATGGATTCATCAAGGGGTAGTTCAGGGTATTGCTGGATATGCGAATCCTCTTGGGATTCCTAATCTCGCCGGGGATACTTATTATGATGAAGCGTATAATGAAAATTGCCTGGTCACGGTAGTCACTTTAGGTGTAGTACGCGAGGATCATATTATTCATTCTTATGCACCCTCTCACGCAGAAGACTATCAATTTATCTTAGTTGGCAAACCAACAGATAATAGTGGTTTTGGCGGTGCGGCTTTTGCTTCAGCGACCCTCAGTGAAGAACAGCAAGAGCAAAATAAAGGCGCAGTACAAGAACCTAATGCGTTTTTACAACGGCATATTCTTAAAGCAAATTATGCCATGTTTGAATTTCTACGTGAAAATAACCTGATTGATCGGGTGGGTTTTAAAGATTTAGGTGCAGGAGGAATTGCTTGTGCCAGTGTTGAATTAGCGGAAGCAAGTGATTATGGTGCTGAAATTAATCTGGATTTGGTCCCTACCAGCATGGATAATTTGCTTCCCGCGGTTATTTTATGTTCTGAAACACAAGAACGTTTTATGTGGGTCGTTCCTCAAGAACTTGTAGATACCTTCTTAAAACATTACAACGAACGTTTTGCGCTTCCAGAAATCTGTGATGGCGCACAAGCAACGGTTGTAGGAAAAATAAGAACTGATGGCTTGTATGTGGTTAAATCACAAGGCAAAGAGATCGTATCCGCGCAAGCAAAAGACATTACTAAAGGCATACTCTACGATAGGCCTTACCAAATAAAACAACCAACTCATAAAGAACCAGCACCTTTTGTCATTGATAATTTCAATGAGCAATTATTACAGTTACTTTCTCATGAAAACATTGCCTCGCGTGCCCCTATTTATGAAAGCTATGATAAGCAAGTTCAAGGTCGCTCCGTTCTTGAACCAGGATGGGCTGATGCAGGTTTGATTGCACCATTTAATGAAGATAAGTATCCTGAAGAAATTCGCCAAACAGGTGTTGCATTATCTGTTGATCATAACCCTCGTTACAATAAAATTGATGCTTATTGGGGGGCTGTTAACGCAGTTGTAGAATCAGTCCGTAACATTATTGCAGTGGGCGCATGGCCTCTTGCACTGACTGATTGTCTCTGTTTTGGCAATCCAGAGAATGAATTTCAAATGGGGGAGTTTGTTGCTTCAGTACAAGGCATCACCGATGCATGTAAAGCAGTAAAAATGATTGATCATGATGCTTGTTTGCCCATTATCTCGGGCAATGTATCTCTTTATAATGAATCAGCTCAAGGAGCGATTCCTCCAAGCCCTATTATTAGTTGTGTAGGTGCACTCAGTGACTATTCGAAAGCAATAACCTACGACCTGAAGCAAACCCATTCTGTGCTGCTCATGGTTGGGGAACGTAAGGATGAATGCGGGGGCAGTGTCTATTACCAATTGCATCATCACCTCGGTAGCCAATTGCCCAAACCTGATCTTATTTCATTTGCCAACGAAATTAGCGCCATCCATCTCGCCATGCAAAAAGGGTTGATACTTTCAGCTCACGACATTTCCGAGGGGGGAGTCGCTGTTGCTCTTGCTGAAATGAGTTTTAAAAATGAAATTGGGGTGGATGTTTTTATTCCTGGTGAGTTGCCTCACGATAAAAAACTATTCTCAGAAAGCGGGGGGTTTATCCTTGAAATTTCCCCTGAAAATCAAAACGAAATAGAAGCACTATTTCAAAATCATTCAATAGCATTTCAAGCAATAGGTGAAACAACAGCAACCCCAACATTGATAATGAATTCCGTAGTTCATGTATCTATTAGTGCAGCAAAAACTGCCTGGAAAAATGGTTTAGTTGAGAGGCTCATATAAATGTCAATTATCGATTATAAAGCTGCAGGTGTAGATATAGAAGCAGGTAACGAAGCGGTTCGCAGTATTAAAAACGCTGTAGAAAGTACTTTTTCACCACAAGTGCTTACGGGAATCGGCAGCTTTGGGGCCATGTATGACCTTAAAAGCATTCTCCAGCATTATGAGCACCCTGTTCTTGTGCAAAGCATTGATGGAGTAGGCACCAAAATGATGGTGGCTAAAATGATGCAAAAATTTGACACTATCGGCATCGATCTGGTGAGTGCTACAGCCAATGACATTATTGTTTTGGGGGCGAAGCCGCTTACCCTTCTTGATTATATTGCCAATGATAAATTAAGACCCGAAATTATCGAACAGATTATTCATGGTATGGTAAAAGCATGCCATGAAAATCAAATTTCTTTAGTGGGCGGTGAAACTGCCGAAATGCCCGGAACTTACCTTCCTGGAGAACACGATTTAGTGGGAGTAATCACTGGAGTCGTGGAAAAAAATAAAGCAATCGAAGGAAAAGAAATAAATGCAGGGGACATTGTGGTGGCCTTTCCTTCAAGTGGCTTACACACCAATGGTTATTCACTGGCAAGAAAATTATTGTTTGATGTTGCTGGTTATAAAGTAGAGTCACAATTTCAAGATTTTCCCCGCACTATTGGTGAAGAGCTCCTGACTCCCCATATTAACTATACGTGCCCTATATTAAGCATTTTGGAAAAAAACATCCGTATTAAGGGCATGGCACACATTACTGGAGGGGGGTTACTCGAGAACATTCCCCGTATTCTACCTAAAAATTGCGCTGTTGAAATCCACAAAAAATTAATTCCCGAGCTTCCAATATTTAATTTATTACGCAAATTAGGGCATCTTGATGATGAACAAATGTACCGCACTTTTAATATGGGAGCGGGTTTAGTTCTTTTCATAGCACCAGAAACACTCCCTGCCATTCGCGAAGTATTACGGGATTTTCCATCCTACCCTCTGTATGAAATAGGACAAGTCATAGGGGGAGAGCAAAAGGTGACGCTTTTATGATACGCATAGGCTTAATCCAATTTCCGGGATCTAATTGTGAACGTGAAACAGCGCTTGCGGTAAAACGTGCAGGAATGGAGCCTGTTGAATTTCTATGGAATGAACCTCTAGAAAAATTACGCCGTTTGGATGGTTATATCCTTGTTGGTGGTTTTTCTTATGAAGATCGTTCTCGGGCCGGAATTATTGCTGCACTTGATCCTGTAATCCAAGAAATCAAAGCCCAAAGCGAACAAGGTAAACCCGTGCTAGGAATTTGCAATGGCGCACAAATCTTAGTTGAATCTGGTTTGGTGCCCGGGCTTGAGGGTCATGATGTCCATATGGCTCTTACCGAAAATAAACGGATTGTGAATCAAAAAATCATAGGAACCGGTTTTTATAATGCTTGGGTTCATATGCGCTTGTCTGACAAGCATCAACATAATGCATTTACACGCCATCTTTCAAGCTCTGATTTAATCCACCTCCCCATCGCACATGCCCAGGGGCGTTTTCTTATGCCAACCCCTCTATTAAATCAAATCGAAGAGCAAGGCTTAAATCTTTTTCAATATTGTAATGCTGAAGGCACTGTTATTGATGATTTCCCCATCAATCCCAATGGCTCTGCTGGCAATATTGCCGCAATTACAAACCAGGCAGGTAATGTGATGGCAATGATGCCACACCCTGAGCGTACCGTGAATGGAGACCCCATTTTTACTTCCATGCGCGATTATATAAAAGATAAGCGTTATCTGGATGCAAATAAGGTACAAACCAATGACTTGGCATCTCAGATTATAGGCCTCCCCCCTTCAAGACCACATCAAAAATTACATCATTTTAGAAAGGGTTCAAATAGTTACCTATGTCTAGTCAAGCTTATTATTACTGATAATCAAGCATTAACCGTGCAAAAAACATTAAGACGCTTAGGACTCCCAGTCACAGTACACCGTTTTGAACATTGGGAAATTGATTGTGATTCGCTAGAAAGTTTTGAATTATTGAAAAAAACCGGGCTTTTGTATTCTGATCGCAAAGAACGAGAAATTTTATTAAACGAGTTTCGCGCCCCCAATGCTTCAGCTTATCTCGTTCGCCCTCAAGAAGACTTGAAAGGAAAACAAACCTTACAAACACTTAAAACCCATTACACAGCGCCAGAAATCAATAACATAAATCATGGTGTTTTATGGCAGTTTACCAGCGATGAAGTCGATGTAGCGACGCTTACTGATCGTATTTTGTTAACTCACATTATTGGGAACCCACATGCTCATGAATACTACAACTACTCACTATAGTGATGAAATTCAAGAAGCTTTGGCTTTTTGCCTTGACCAAACAAACTTGCCTGTAGGAGAAAAATATCAAGGGAAAGTAAGAGATGCCTATGATCTTGGTGATTCCATCATGCTTGTGACAACAGATAGGCTTAGCGCTTTTGACAGGCATTTGGCTCTAATTCCTTATAAAGGAGCCGTACTCAACTTAACCAGCGCATGGTGGTTTGAACAAACAAAAAATCTTGTCCCTAATCATATTATTGCCGTTCCCGATCCCAATGTGGTTATTGCTAAAAAATGTACTGTTTTTCCGATTGAGTTTGTAGTGAGAGGATATATTAGCGGCACAACAAGCACTTCTTTGTGGACTCAATATCAAAATGGCATACGCGACTACTGTGGTATTAGCTTTCCAGAAGGATTAACAAAGAACCAAAAACTGGAACAAGCTGTTTTGACACCAACGACTAAAGAAAAAATTCATGACCGCCCTATTTCTCCAGCTGAAATTATTTCTGAAGGATGGATGAGCGAGGAAGATTGGTTAGAAGTAAGTGCCTTAGCACTTAAACTCTATCAGCGTGGTGCTGAAATCGCTCGTGATCATGGTTTGATTTTAGTAGATACCAAATACGAATTTGGTCGTGATGCTGAGGGAACAATTAGAGTCGTTGATGAAATTCATACTCCTGACTCAAGTCGATACTGGTTGGCTGACAGCTACCAAACACGAATCGCCGCAGGATTAGAACCTGAAAACATAGACAAAGAGTTCTTACGTTTATGGTTTGCGAAAAATTCAGACCCTTACAATGATGAAAAACTCCCCCAAGCACCTCAAGAATTGGTTATAGAGCTCTCCACTCGCTATATCCAACTCTATGAACGAATTACCGGTAAAAATTTTAATTTTACCGCGCATAAAGAGCCGGCCGAACAACGTATTATGCGCCATATTGCTAATTTTCTAAGGTAAGCTCATCCATGTGTGGAATTGTGGGTATTTACAGTCATGAACCAGTGGCCTCTGAATTGTATGAGAGCCTAATTCACTTGCAGCATCGAGGACAAGATGCTGCGGGTATACTTACCTGTGATCAGCGATTTTATACAAAACATGGCTTAGGTTTAGCACGAGAAATTTTTACCCCCGAAAACATCCTATCGCTTGAAGGTAATATAGGGATTGGTCATGTCCGATATCCCACCGCCGGAGGATATACCGCAGCTGATGTTCAACCCCTATGGATTGGTAGTCCACGCGGGATTGCGCTGGCTCATAACGGCAATCTCTCAAATTATCAGGAACTTGCGGATGAAATTCGTTTAAAACAACATCGTCACCTCAATACTTCTTTGGATTCAGAGGCTTTATTGCTTCTGTTTGCCGACAAACTCGCCAGTAGTGCCTACAGTATTGAAGAGAATTATGAGAGCTTTTTTGAACTGCTCACCAAAGCAGTGTCCTATGTTTTTAAACGAATCGAAGGAGCTTATTCCATTGTCTCCGTAGTCATTGGCAAAGGACTTGTTGCCTTCCGCGACCCGCATGGCATTCGCCCCCTGGTTTGGGGCACTCGGCAAAACGCCGATGGCACAATAGACACCATTTTTGCCTCAGAATCAACACCCTTCTATGCATTGGGATTCGAGCCACAAGGAGATATATTACCTGGTGAAGTAGCCTATGTTGACCTGAATGGAAAATTGCATCGTCGTGTGCTTAAAGAAGAGCAATTCAGACCTTGTGTCTTCGAATATGTTTATTTTGCTCGGCCTGATGCGACATTGAATAATGTCAGCGTATACCGAGCCCGCTTGCGTATGGGACAAAATCTAGCCCTGCAATGGAAAAAAATTATCCCACTTTGACTCCTGATGTGGTGATTCCAGCACCATTTACTGCAAATACAGCAGCGTTATCTTTTGCACATGAGTTAGGCGTAAGATATTCCGAAGGTTTGTATAAAAACCCCTTTATCGGCCGAACATTTATTATGCCGAATCAAAAGGCTCGAACTCGAAACATTCGCTATAAATTAACCCCTCAACGCACTGAAATCGAGAATAAAGTAGTGATGATTGTTGATGACAGTATTGTACGAGGAACTACCTCTCGTGAAATTGTCAAAATGGTCCGCGAATTTGGAGCAAAGAAAATTTATTTTGCTTCGACCGCCCCCCCGCTTAAAAACCCCTGTTTCAGTGGTATTGACATCCCCTCACGTAAAGAACTCATTGCAGCAAATCAAACAGAGGAAGAAATCGCAAATTATTTGGGTGTTGACGTCTTAATGTATCAAACGCAGGAAGATTTGGTCGAAGCCGTCACACGTCGTGGTGAACATCAAATCAAAAAACCATGTATGGCATGTATGGATGGCGATTATTTCTGCAAAAAAATAACTCAAGAAAAAATGCAGCAATTGGAACTACTACGCGAAACAGGACGACATGATAACCCGTCACAAAAAGAGGACTTGATGGAATGAATATTCTTATTATAGGTTCTGGCGCCCGGGAACATGCTCTCATCAAAGCATTAAATCGCTCGCCACAAAATCCATCTTTATTTTGTTATGGTACTGCAGTGAATCCAGGCATTCATCCATTAACAATCCAATATTGTACTGGTGATATTACGGATTGTACGGCTGTCGTATCTAAAGCAAAGCTTTGGAGGATTGATTTAGCAATTGTAGGGCCCGAAGCACCTTTAGAAAAAGGAATGGCTGATGCATTATGGCAAGAAGGCATACCTACAATCGGGCCCAAAAAGGTCTTGGCTCAAATTGAAACATCAAAAGAATTTGCTCGCGACCTCATGCAAAAATACGATATCCCAGGCCTGCCTCTTTATAAAAAATTCACCAGCCTAAATCATATAGAATCGTTTCTTAATGAGTTGGGCGAAGGTAATTATGTAATTAAAGCAAACGGCTTAATGAGTGGTAAGGGTGTAAAAGTGGCAGGAGAACATCTGCACTCAATCCCGGAAGCCATGAGTTTTTGCCAGGAAATTCTTAATCAAAATCAGACCATCCTCATTGAAGAAAAACTTATTGGCCAGGAATTTTCATTGATGTGTTTCGCTGACGGAAAGCAACTCATTCCCATGCCGTTAGTCCAAGATCACAAACGTGCTTATGATGGCGATCGCGGTCCAAATACTGGTGGAATGGGCAGTTATTCAGATACCAATCATAGTTTGCCTTTTTTAACTACCGACGAAGTACACGATGCTTTAGCGATTAACAATGCCGTTTTTCGTGCCTTATCCCATGAATGTAATGAGCAATACATTGGCATTTTGTATGGAAGTTTTATCGCTACTAAAAATGGAATTTACGTCATTGAATTCAATGCTCGTTTTGGAGATCCAGAGGCCTTAAATGTGCTCTCGATTTTAGAATCTGATTTTGTAACTCTTTGCCAGTCTCAAGTAAATGGTCATTTGCAGGAAGATAAAGTGACGTTTGCCAAACAAGCTACCGTCTGTAAATATACGGTTCCTGAAGGATATCCTGATTCACCCAAGAAGAACTTTGTTGTTAACTTTTCAAAAATTAGTTGTCAAAACAACTTATACCTTGCCTCAGTCAATCAAGTGAATGAGCAAATCATTGCTGTAGGCTCTCGAACAGCCGCTTATGTGGGTATTGCCGATTCAATTTTTGCAGCAGAAAAAAAAGCCGAACATGAAATTTCATTAATTGAAGGTCCGTTATTTCATAGGCAGGATATAGGCACCAAACCCTTAATTCAACAACGCATTGAGCAGATGTTAAGGATCCGTGGGTTATGACTCGCATTGCTGTTTTAGGTTCAACCCGAGGAACTAACCTTAATGCACTTGTTGAAGCTGTTGCTCAAAAAAATCTGGCTGCCTCGATTGAATTGGTACTAAGCAATAAGGAAGATGCGCTCATTCTAGAAAAAGCAACCTATTTTGGTCTTAAATCGATGTTTGTTAATTCACGCGATTTAAGCCGAGCTGAATTTGATAATTGTTTATCCGATATTCTGAAGCAACATCAAATTGAACTTATTGTGCTCATTGGCTATATGCGTATCTTATCCGCCGAGTTTGTTTTAGCCTGGAAAAATAAAATTATTAACATCCACCCGTCACTTTTACCCGCCTATGCAGGGCTAATGAATCTTGAAGTGCACCAAGCTGTTTTAGACGCAGATGAAATTGAAACAGGATGCACCGTACACTATGTCACTGAAGCAGTAGATGCAGGACCTATTATTTTACAAAAGAAATGTCCCGTAAAACTCAATGATACGCCAGAGCTTTTAAAAGCCAGGGTACAAGAGTTAGAAGGGGTAGCCTTGGTTGAGGCAATAAAAACCATTTGTCGTTGTAGATCTTAAATAACACTTAGCGATAGCAAATTAATAATGGAGGGGATATGTCAAATAAGCTAGTATCTATATTAATGGGTTCTAAATCCGATTGGACAATTATGGAAGAGGCCAGTTTGGCCCTGGAAAAATTAAATATTCCTCATGAAGTGCGCGCCTTATCAGCCCATCGCACACCTGACGCCTTATTTGATTATTTAAAATCAGCAGAACAACGTGGCGTCGAAATATTTATCGCAGCAGCAGGTGGTGCCGCCCATTTACCAGGTGTTGTTGCAGCAAAAACCCTATTGCCAGTTTTAGGAGTGCCCATGCCCTCCTCTACTTTTACTAATGGGCTTGACGCACTTCTTTCTATAGTGCAAATGCCTGCAGGTATTCCAGTAGGTACCCTTGCAGTGGGTAAAGCTGGAGCCATTAACTCTGCCCTTTTAGCAGCGACAATCTTGAGCAATAAATACCCTGAATACCGTGAAGCGATTAAAAATTATCGCGCAGCCCAAGCAGAAAAAGTATTGGAAAATTCAGAAATTAAAGGATGATTATTTTGTGGCTCTTGATGATTCAAGCATCCTGATAAATGTGCAGAAGCAATCTTTGATTGCGCTCTGCACATCTATTAAACGCAGTGTCCTCGGCTAAAGTTTCCTTTGTCTTTGCGCCATCCAATCCAGAACCTGCACGTATCGAACTCGAATGCTTCTCTTCGTTCGCAATCACGCCTGTTTTTTATCGAACACTTAACCCAGTGAACATTTATTATCCTTACATCACGATAAGAATGGGTCAATTCAGGATTAGTTGAACTCCATCCATTGATTTAATAGTGCAATCAACTCCTCTATCCCCGCTTTCTTTAAAGACGAAAACGATTGAACTGTAATTAAATGTTGTGCCAATTCGTAATACTTACGAACTTTGAATAGGGTGTTTTTTATTTCGCTTCGACTTAATTTGTCTGATTTGGTTAATAAAATGTGTACGGGCAATCCCCGATCTAAAGCCCAGTCAACCATCATGACATCCAAGTCCTTTAAAGGATGCCGAATATCCATCAAGAGAATCAAACCTTTTAAACTTTTTCTGACTTCAAGATAATGCGCTAAATTTTCTTGCCAATCCATCTTCACTCGTAAAGCAACTTTTGCATAACCATAACCGGGTAAATCAACAAGGCGACGCGCTTCATCCAATTGAAACAAATTAATCAACTGAGTGCGCCCAGGAGTTTTACTTGTCCGAGCAAGATTTTTAATCCCTGTTAAACAATTTAACGCACTAGACTTTCCAGCATTAGAACGTCCAGCAAAAGCAACTTCATAACCTGAATCATCAGGCAGCTGAGATACGCGTGCAGCACTTTTTAGAAATACTGCTTTAGAATAAGGGTTTTCTAACATGAACATAATACTTTTTGGGATTTCAACCAAGACAGTGTACCATTACTTGAGAATTTATGATGAGAAATCGATGAAAAAATTTGTACTCGCTTTTATTCTATATATACCCATCGTCCTTTTTGCCCAGGAGGATAATGCATCCACAGCCAATAAGGCGATTGTATGTAGCGCTTGTCATGGACAACAAGGTAATAGTACAAATCCCGAATGGCCTAATATTGCGGGGCAACACCCTAAGTATTTTCTGAAGCAACTTAAAGACATGAGGGATAGCTCTTTGCGCGACGCGCCAACCATGAAAGCCCTAGTTTCTACATTGAGCACTCAAGACATGGATGACTTGGCTGCATATTATGCTAAAATGCCACTTGCTCAAGGCAGTACCCCTGAACACTATCTGAAGCGGGGTGAACAAATCTACCGAGGAGGAGATTTTGCCAAAAAAATCACGGCATGTATCGCGTGCCATGGTCCTAAAGGCACTGGCAACGCCCAAGCGGGTTTTCCAGTTCTCTCTGGCCAACATGCTGCTTATACTGTCTTACAATTAAATGCATTTAAAGAGGGCAAACGGAAAAACGATTTGAACCATATTATGCAAGACATTAGCAGTAGAATGAGCCAAGAGGACATGGAAGCTGTAGCACATTATATTGAAGGTTTACATTAGGAAACTAAATTATGTTTAAAAATTAATTGCTTTATTTTTTCTTTTACCAGCAATAGCCTTGGCTGCATC from Legionella sainthelensi carries:
- the purL gene encoding phosphoribosylformylglycinamidine synthase subunit PurL, with protein sequence MLETPDCFDFSQLSLDEIAHLLQRFNLRLTPDEALTIQNSLLKRPPTYAECVLWSIQGSEHCSYKSSRKHLNQFITQAPHVILGPKEDAGIVAVATDKQERRYGIVVSHESHNHPSQLVPFEGAATGVGGNVRDVCCMGAEVIAVADSLRFGDINRAKTKWIHQGVVQGIAGYANPLGIPNLAGDTYYDEAYNENCLVTVVTLGVVREDHIIHSYAPSHAEDYQFILVGKPTDNSGFGGAAFASATLSEEQQEQNKGAVQEPNAFLQRHILKANYAMFEFLRENNLIDRVGFKDLGAGGIACASVELAEASDYGAEINLDLVPTSMDNLLPAVILCSETQERFMWVVPQELVDTFLKHYNERFALPEICDGAQATVVGKIRTDGLYVVKSQGKEIVSAQAKDITKGILYDRPYQIKQPTHKEPAPFVIDNFNEQLLQLLSHENIASRAPIYESYDKQVQGRSVLEPGWADAGLIAPFNEDKYPEEIRQTGVALSVDHNPRYNKIDAYWGAVNAVVESVRNIIAVGAWPLALTDCLCFGNPENEFQMGEFVASVQGITDACKAVKMIDHDACLPIISGNVSLYNESAQGAIPPSPIISCVGALSDYSKAITYDLKQTHSVLLMVGERKDECGGSVYYQLHHHLGSQLPKPDLISFANEISAIHLAMQKGLILSAHDISEGGVAVALAEMSFKNEIGVDVFIPGELPHDKKLFSESGGFILEISPENQNEIEALFQNHSIAFQAIGETTATPTLIMNSVVHVSISAAKTAWKNGLVERLI
- the purM gene encoding phosphoribosylformylglycinamidine cyclo-ligase, with the protein product MSIIDYKAAGVDIEAGNEAVRSIKNAVESTFSPQVLTGIGSFGAMYDLKSILQHYEHPVLVQSIDGVGTKMMVAKMMQKFDTIGIDLVSATANDIIVLGAKPLTLLDYIANDKLRPEIIEQIIHGMVKACHENQISLVGGETAEMPGTYLPGEHDLVGVITGVVEKNKAIEGKEINAGDIVVAFPSSGLHTNGYSLARKLLFDVAGYKVESQFQDFPRTIGEELLTPHINYTCPILSILEKNIRIKGMAHITGGGLLENIPRILPKNCAVEIHKKLIPELPIFNLLRKLGHLDDEQMYRTFNMGAGLVLFIAPETLPAIREVLRDFPSYPLYEIGQVIGGEQKVTLL
- the purQ gene encoding phosphoribosylformylglycinamidine synthase I codes for the protein MIRIGLIQFPGSNCERETALAVKRAGMEPVEFLWNEPLEKLRRLDGYILVGGFSYEDRSRAGIIAALDPVIQEIKAQSEQGKPVLGICNGAQILVESGLVPGLEGHDVHMALTENKRIVNQKIIGTGFYNAWVHMRLSDKHQHNAFTRHLSSSDLIHLPIAHAQGRFLMPTPLLNQIEEQGLNLFQYCNAEGTVIDDFPINPNGSAGNIAAITNQAGNVMAMMPHPERTVNGDPIFTSMRDYIKDKRYLDANKVQTNDLASQIIGLPPSRPHQKLHHFRKGSNSYLCLVKLIITDNQALTVQKTLRRLGLPVTVHRFEHWEIDCDSLESFELLKKTGLLYSDRKEREILLNEFRAPNASAYLVRPQEDLKGKQTLQTLKTHYTAPEINNINHGVLWQFTSDEVDVATLTDRILLTHIIGNPHAHEYYNYSL
- a CDS encoding phosphoribosylaminoimidazolesuccinocarboxamide synthase, encoding MLMNTTTTHYSDEIQEALAFCLDQTNLPVGEKYQGKVRDAYDLGDSIMLVTTDRLSAFDRHLALIPYKGAVLNLTSAWWFEQTKNLVPNHIIAVPDPNVVIAKKCTVFPIEFVVRGYISGTTSTSLWTQYQNGIRDYCGISFPEGLTKNQKLEQAVLTPTTKEKIHDRPISPAEIISEGWMSEEDWLEVSALALKLYQRGAEIARDHGLILVDTKYEFGRDAEGTIRVVDEIHTPDSSRYWLADSYQTRIAAGLEPENIDKEFLRLWFAKNSDPYNDEKLPQAPQELVIELSTRYIQLYERITGKNFNFTAHKEPAEQRIMRHIANFLR
- the purD gene encoding phosphoribosylamine--glycine ligase — encoded protein: MNILIIGSGAREHALIKALNRSPQNPSLFCYGTAVNPGIHPLTIQYCTGDITDCTAVVSKAKLWRIDLAIVGPEAPLEKGMADALWQEGIPTIGPKKVLAQIETSKEFARDLMQKYDIPGLPLYKKFTSLNHIESFLNELGEGNYVIKANGLMSGKGVKVAGEHLHSIPEAMSFCQEILNQNQTILIEEKLIGQEFSLMCFADGKQLIPMPLVQDHKRAYDGDRGPNTGGMGSYSDTNHSLPFLTTDEVHDALAINNAVFRALSHECNEQYIGILYGSFIATKNGIYVIEFNARFGDPEALNVLSILESDFVTLCQSQVNGHLQEDKVTFAKQATVCKYTVPEGYPDSPKKNFVVNFSKISCQNNLYLASVNQVNEQIIAVGSRTAAYVGIADSIFAAEKKAEHEISLIEGPLFHRQDIGTKPLIQQRIEQMLRIRGL
- the purN gene encoding phosphoribosylglycinamide formyltransferase, with amino-acid sequence MTRIAVLGSTRGTNLNALVEAVAQKNLAASIELVLSNKEDALILEKATYFGLKSMFVNSRDLSRAEFDNCLSDILKQHQIELIVLIGYMRILSAEFVLAWKNKIINIHPSLLPAYAGLMNLEVHQAVLDADEIETGCTVHYVTEAVDAGPIILQKKCPVKLNDTPELLKARVQELEGVALVEAIKTICRCRS
- the purE gene encoding 5-(carboxyamino)imidazole ribonucleotide mutase, which gives rise to MSNKLVSILMGSKSDWTIMEEASLALEKLNIPHEVRALSAHRTPDALFDYLKSAEQRGVEIFIAAAGGAAHLPGVVAAKTLLPVLGVPMPSSTFTNGLDALLSIVQMPAGIPVGTLAVGKAGAINSALLAATILSNKYPEYREAIKNYRAAQAEKVLENSEIKG
- the yihA gene encoding ribosome biogenesis GTP-binding protein YihA/YsxC, coding for MLENPYSKAVFLKSAARVSQLPDDSGYEVAFAGRSNAGKSSALNCLTGIKNLARTSKTPGRTQLINLFQLDEARRLVDLPGYGYAKVALRVKMDWQENLAHYLEVRKSLKGLILLMDIRHPLKDLDVMMVDWALDRGLPVHILLTKSDKLSRSEIKNTLFKVRKYYELAQHLITVQSFSSLKKAGIEELIALLNQWMEFN
- a CDS encoding c-type cytochrome; this translates as MKKFVLAFILYIPIVLFAQEDNASTANKAIVCSACHGQQGNSTNPEWPNIAGQHPKYFLKQLKDMRDSSLRDAPTMKALVSTLSTQDMDDLAAYYAKMPLAQGSTPEHYLKRGEQIYRGGDFAKKITACIACHGPKGTGNAQAGFPVLSGQHAAYTVLQLNAFKEGKRKNDLNHIMQDISSRMSQEDMEAVAHYIEGLH